Proteins encoded in a region of the Streptomyces sp. NBC_01298 genome:
- a CDS encoding VOC family protein, which yields MDISLSQCFIAVDDHDTALPFYRDVLGLEVRGDVGFGGMRWVTLGSPAQPDVDIVLEPPVADPNASSADREAMAELLAKGLLRGVIFGTEDCDATFDRIRAAGAEVLQEPIDQPYGVRDCAFRDPAGNMLRFHQPRTR from the coding sequence ATGGACATCAGCCTTTCGCAGTGCTTCATCGCCGTCGACGACCACGACACGGCGCTCCCCTTCTACCGGGACGTCCTCGGGCTGGAGGTCCGGGGCGACGTCGGCTTCGGGGGGATGCGCTGGGTGACCCTCGGTTCGCCCGCGCAGCCGGATGTGGACATCGTCCTCGAACCGCCCGTCGCGGACCCGAACGCCTCTTCCGCCGACCGCGAGGCCATGGCGGAACTGCTGGCCAAGGGCCTGCTGCGCGGTGTCATCTTCGGCACCGAGGACTGCGACGCCACCTTCGACCGCATCCGGGCCGCCGGCGCCGAGGTGCTCCAGGAGCCGATCGACCAGCCGTACGGCGTCCGGGACTGCGCCTTCCGCGACCCGGCCGGCAACATGCTCCGGTTCCACCAGCCCCGCACGCGCTGA